In Chitinophaga oryzae, the sequence TGTCTTCAGCAGGTGTAAAAAAAGACTGAATGTGGGACTCATCGAGGTGAGGCGGCGGATCTTTGGCCAGATCACGTACCGTCACAAGACAGTCACCGTGCTTTTCTCTTATCTTCTCCACAATAGCAGTCCCTAACTTTCTGCTAACGGAAGCATCCGTTCTCGGGCTGGAAATTACGTGCAATATCTTTTTCATTTCTTTTTCAGTTTGACAAGCCAAAACTACCTACATTCGCTAACAAAAGGTTAGTAGTATACCAAAGGTTAGTAGTAACCTTTATGTTATCTAAACCGGAAAAGCATATGAAAAAAACAGACTCACGACAGGTGGAATGTGCCGCCCATCTGGCTTCCGTAGAAGATGCCATCTACGTGCTCGGAGGTAAATGGAAGCTTCGCATCATGATTGCCCTGGTCTCCGGCTACCATCGGTTTAACGAATTGCAGCGTACCATTACGGGGATCTCAGCAAGGATACTGTCATCTGAACTGAAATCACTGGAACTGAACGGACTGGTAAAAAGAGTGGTAAAAGCAGATCAGACACCGGTACTCGTGGAATATTTACCGACGGAATATGCAGAAACGCTGAAAGAAGTAATCACCGTGCTGGGAAACTGGGGATTAAAACATAAAAAAAGGATTACAGGAAAGACACAAA encodes:
- a CDS encoding winged helix-turn-helix transcriptional regulator: MKKTDSRQVECAAHLASVEDAIYVLGGKWKLRIMIALVSGYHRFNELQRTITGISARILSSELKSLELNGLVKRVVKADQTPVLVEYLPTEYAETLKEVITVLGNWGLKHKKRITGKTQNSSQPS